TGGCGAAGGAGATGAAGTTCTTGACGGGCAACATCCGGAAGCTTCTTGGTTCTGGTCACCCGTCTCTGGATCGCGCCGCCAAGTACTACACACAGGCAGAGGGCAAGCACATGCGTCCTCTCATCGTTCTGCTCATGTCGAGAGCCACCGCCTTATGTCCCAAGGGTCCCCGGCTCCAATCTGGTCAAGCCATTGGTAGCGTTGATACGGCGATATCTCCCCCGAACATCCTCGTCGACGTCAACCCGAGCTCGCCCTTGACAAGCGCCGTCCCCGAGCCTGTCGAGACCGAATCTGACATCCTCCCGTCCCAACGCCGTCTGGCCGAGATCACCGAGCTGATCCACACGGCATCCCTGCTCCACGACGATGTCATCGATCACTCCGTCGCGCGACGCGGATCCCCTTCGGCGAACCTCGAGTTCGGCAACAAAATGGCTGTCTTGGCCGGCGACTTCCTGCTAGGCCGCGCATCTGTCGCCCTGGCCCGTCTGAGGAACGCCGAGGTCGTTGAGCTTCTCGCCACGGTCATTGCCAACCTTGTCGAGGGCGAGTTCATGCAGCTCAAGAATACTGAGCGGGATGAGCGTAAGCCAGTGTGGTCGGAGGAGGCGCTCACCTACTACTTGCAAAAGACCTACTTGAAGACGGCTAGCTTGATCTCAAAGTCATGCCGTGCCTCGGCAATTCTCGGCGGGTCAGACGCTGCTTCAGTCGAGGCAGCATACGCCTATGGTAAGAACCTAGGCCTCGCATTCCAGCTGGTCGACGACATGCTCGACTATACACGTAGCGAGAAGGAACTGGGTAAGCCGGCCGGCGCCGACCTTGAGCTTGGTCTCGCGACGGCCCCTCTACTATTTGCGTGGAAGACGAATCCGGAATTGGGTGCTTTGGTAGGCAGAAAGTTCGAGCAGGAGGGTGACGTCGCCAGGGTAAGGATGCGCGCACGCAGCAAACGACTTTTGGATTTGGAGAGCAATCTGACTAACACGGTTTCAGGCACGCGAGTTGGTCCTCCAGAGTGACGGTATTGAGCAGACGAGGGCACTGGCCCAGGATTATTCCGAGCGGGCCATTGCAGCCATCAGCGATTTCCCCGAGAGTGAGGCCAAGGACGGTCTCATTGAAATGGCCATGAAGGCATTGAAGAGGACAAAATAAGCGACTGACGGCGCTGGCCGGTCAGAAACCTGTACAAAAAAAAACCAAAAATTCGGAGTGCGCTCAACACCACTGTACAACAGACCTTTGGGGCTCTTGACAGAGTACAtgtaacgatattatacaTCTAGACGGCGCGGCGTGAGGCCAAGGGGGGAATATCATCGGGTTAGAGATGGCACAGGACTTGAGTGCAATATCACAGACAACTTCCCTTTTTTGCGATTACGCAAACGGGGTTCGGCATACGTGCGCAAGGGATGATTTGCTGAAGGGAAAGATGATGATCCTGTGCAGGACAGCCTGCTGAATGGAACGCCAACGACCTTCACCTGATTGGGGAAGATGGGAAACTCTTACTCGATCAGAATTCGGTGAGGTCTAGACGGCAGTCGTGACGGCAGGGTCCAGAAGAGAGAAACCGGCGAGCTCCGTGGAGAAGCGGTTTCCATTACGTTGCTGGATCGCTTCTAGATGCTCCCTTCTAGACGCAGCGTGGTAGAAGACGGCACTGTGATGAGATGCATGCATGGGTCGGTCAGGGACCTGCAAAGCTTATACGACAATAGTCGAGGCCCGATCCGATGCTCGCTGAACTCTGGCGCAGCCTGCTTGTTCTGAGAAAGGCGGCAACCTAGCACTTCGTCTAGACTTCCACCCGGAAAACAAGATTTCATAATCACAAACACGTCAAGCACGGTTCAAACAAACCATGCGTGGCTGCAATAGCCGCTGGACGTTCCGGAAACGAAGTATGGCTATAGGAATGGTTTCCCGGAGGTTGGTAAACGGATGAATGGTGTGATCGGAAGAAAGGGAGCCGGCTGTCGGGGCCGGGATCGCTCATCCCAACAAATGAGACATTCCTCGGTTGGAGATGACTCGGTCGTCTAGGAACTCCACGGGGGGCGGCGGCTGTGTCACGGCGGCGCCGGGTGTGTGGATCTTTTTTCTCTCATCTTTCATTCGTTGTCCAGTATCGGTAGCCAAGATTGGGACACAAAGCGGACTTTTTCTACAGCCTTTATCGCGATGTCATCGAGTAATACCAAACTGCTGGCCAATGGCAGATGAAGAAGATGGGTTGTCACCAAATTCAAATTGGTAGTAATACGCGCCGCGGCCGGAAAATGTCTTGacgaaagagaaaaaaatCAAGAAACTAGAGTTCCCGGGACTCGCGAGGCGCATAACATTGGCGGGCCAGATGCCCCGAATGAGCGGTGTTTTACTCGATCATTACTCGATCGAAACTCCCAAGTGAAGCTTAGACGACGCCTCGGGTGCAGCAGCGGCAGTGGAGCCCGAAGTAATAAGCACACCGACGCAGGACCAAGGCAGGGGGAGTCAAGGCTCTGGACCTGTCAGAAGGGCAAACCTGAGCCACCGAAAAACCAAAAACCAAAAACAAGCCTTCGATTTTCCCGAAAATGGCCGATGAAGAGTCAAGAACGGTGATGGGCTTTGTTTGTACATTTGTGGTGGATTGTCAGTGTCAAAGACtcaaggtatccgtacggagcAGAGGCATTTAAAGCAGCACATGCTTTTCCTCATTCGCTCGACCCGTGATGACTAAGGCGGTCTAGATCGGGAAACGGCTGTGTCCGACGACACATCCAGCCAATCAGCTGCGGCTGATAACGACAAGGGAAGACTTTGGACTTCTTTCAGGGTTCCCCGGGGTCGCGTCGACATTGTTCGATAGGGTCCCTTCAGCAAAGTAGCCCAGTGGGAGAAGGGTTTCGATAACGCACCCCACACGACGGACACGAACCCCAGTTGCAGAAAGCAGAGGCCGGCGGCACGGGGTTCAATGGTCACTATTGGAGCGCAGGTTGAGCCTTGAGGGGAGCGGGCTTTGAGTCGACTTGAAGAAGGTCGATGACGGGGTAGAAGACCCCCCGGCACCGGGGCccgaaggagaaggagatggCGGTGGGAGAGGGCTAAGCTACCTTACTATGTACCTTCTGAAGACTGCTCGAGGAGGGTCTTTTCCTCGTTGGGATTGGCTCAGTGGCTGGTCCCTTGAACTCCCGTGTTCCCCCTTTGTCACATATTCTTCCTGTCACCTCAGAGAACGTTATCTTATCGGAGAGAAGAACTGGAAATGGAAGCCCAGAAGAACGAATGGAAGGGGACCCGTCCTAATCACGTCTGGACTTTCGGGGTGGGCCGTGGATCGAGCCACGAACGGCTTTCTTCTGAGTGAGATTCGGACGGGGGAAGctgttcttcttctttctccccttcttcttttctctctcttcttttctctactcAACTTCTCCTTGAACTATCACCACATTGCCTTTCTGTGGACTCATAGTAATTCAAAACCACTACACAAGACTATTCACTTTTTGCTTGAGTGTTTATCTAGGTAGTCCTCACTAAGACCACCCAAACATCTTACACACCTTCAAACCCTTGAAAGCCACACCGGCCATATCTTATCTCTCTCATCACCCCGCCACCCCGCGATCAAGATAAGCTTCGCTCTTCTCCAGACGCAACGGCAAGCTATCCAAGAACGTCCACCGCGGGGAGAGCTCTTCAGATACCGCGGTATTTCCCTTATCGGACCTCCCTAAGCTTCCAAGATAAGCTTATCATAAACAACCCCTCCATCACTCTTCGTCATGACGGCCTCTCAAGATACCACCACACCCCTCGTGGTCCTTGTCTCGACGCGGGCAGTCCTCACCTTTGAACAAGACAACCTCGTCCTCACACCGGCAACGATAACAGTCTCGCCCGCCACCGGAAAGATCGTCAACATCGTCCCGGCAGTCCTGCCAAAGACCTCTTTCCCGGCTTCCACCGAGTACATCAACTACGGCTCAAAGCTCCTGTTGCCTGGTCTCGTAGATGCCCATGTTCACCTTAACGAACCCGGCCGCACGGAATGGGAGGGTTTCTGGACCGGCACCCGGGCCGCTGCCTCTGGCGGTGTGACGACCGTCGTCGACATGCCTCTCAACGCTATCCCACCCACCACGACGGTGGCTGGCTTCAAGGAAAAGCTTGCTGCGAGTAAGGGACAGTGCTGGGTTGACGTTGGTTTCTATGGCGGTGTGATTCCCGGAAACGCTGATGATTTGCTGCCCCTTGTCGAGGCCGGTGTCAGAGGCTTCAAAGGATTCTTGATCGAGTCTGGAGTGAGTAGTATCCTGTACCGTAACTGCACCGGCGGATTCACCCTTTGAGAGACTGCAAGCTGACAATGCGTTCCCAACCAGGTTGATGAATTCCCAGCAGTCTCATCGCAAGACGTGGCCCTCGCCATGAAGAAGCTCAACGGCACACCTACGACGCTCATGTTCCACGCCGAGATGATCCCTCCCATCTCCGACTCGGTAGGCGACGCGGTCCAACAGTCTGAGCCGCCGCTGGCTCCCACCGGCGAGCTCAACTCATACAAGACCTTCCTCGAGTCCCGCCCGCCTTCGTTCGAGACGTACGCTGTCGAGGAGATCCTGTCCCTGGCCCACCTCGCGCCGGACCTCCACCTCCACATTGTCCATCTCTCAGCCACACAGGCCATCCCCCTGCTCAAGGACGCCAGAGCCAAAGGCATCAACATCACGGCCGAGACGTGCTTCCACTATCTCGGCTTCGCATCGGAAGACATTGCCGACGGCGACACCCGCCACAAGTGCTGCCCTCCTATCCGTGAGCGATCCAACCGCGACGGGCTCTGGGAGGAACTCGTGGCAACGGATTCGTGCATCAAGACCATCGTCTCGGACCACTCGCCGTGTACGCCGCAGCTGAAGCTCCTCCCGAGCCATCTCGAGACCCGCACCCCGCCCGAAAGCCACTCCCCCAACATGCACCACTCGGATTCCGGTATCGATATGACGATCCCCGGCGAGAGCATGGACAAGATCCTCGCGGAGAAGACGCTAGAGGACGCGGCGGTGGCCGTGGCGGACGCGAGCTCGCGGGGCGACTTCTTCGCCGCGTGGGGCGGTATTTCATCCGTGGGTCTGGGTCTACCTATCGTCTACTCCGAGGCGGTGGCGCGCATCGCTGCTGAGGGTGAGAGTGCGGCGCCGTCGATTGTTGATATTGTGCGGTTGTGCAGTCAGTCGACGGCGAAGCAGGTCGGTCTTGCGCACCGCAAGGGCGCGCTCAAGGTTGGTATGGATGCTGATATCTGCGTGTTTGACGACGCGGACGCGTGGACACTCAGGTCTGGGGATATGCGGTGGAAGAACCGCTGCTCGCCGTGGGAGGGTCATGAGTTTGCTGGTCGGGTAAAGGAGACGTGGGTTAGAGGCCGCAAGGTGTTTGAGTTTGGAGGAAAGAATCTTGGATTTGTTGGTGAGAGCCCGGTTGGTGAGGCTATTACGGAGAAGCGCACGGCGTAGTCGAGCTGGGCGCTGGATGAGGAGAGAGGATTCATATGAAGAGTTGGATGAGAAAGTAAAAGAGAGAAAGATAGATCGTGACGAGAGCATTAGCCGGGTGATGATTTAATGAGGTCTGAATTAGGACAAATTGATAATGTAAAACAAAACCACTTCATGAACGTCAACTCATCATCACTTATCGTGATGTGGAAAGGAATGAAGTATGAAATACTGAACTGGATCTCAACTGCGAGGGCTGGGATGAATGTCATGTGCGTGTAGTGAGACATGATCCCAATCCTAGTTGGTGATTGGACAGGTCTGATAACATTGAGCAGTAACGACTTGAATGAAAAAAGTGGGCAACTTCTAGAAGTAACTTTGCTGCACAAGTTGGATATAAGATAGCTTGCGAATGAAGAAATGCCATGTGTACATCGCCATGCCTCTTCAGTTTGCATGCTGTGTTACACTCCAGTCTTTGTTTTCGAAGACAATGGAATGGAAGCCGAGTGAGAGCCGCGGGGTTGATGCTCCTCTAATGCGCCATGCCTTTGACTGGTGATGATGTAACTTGAGTACCTAACTAAGTACTGAGGTCCCTACCTGTGCCGGCCCTGAAGGTACGAGGGGCACCAAAGGCGGGAGAGACGGGGCGGCCCAAGCTCCTGGTCAGTGGACCGTGTATCCTTCCTTCATCGCCATCCTACCGCAATTGTGGGTCCCACCTTCCACtcgcgttttttttttacttcgTCAACGGCACCTCGTACGCGACCTTATCTTGGCTGTGGAAGGCACCAACCTGGAAGGAAGCACCTTCTCATAGAGGGCAGCTCCTCAGCGCACTTTTCTTGCGACGACCCTTCTCGGCCCCTCCTGCCAGTCGTCCCTTCCCAATTGTTCTGCGTCCCTGCGCCGCCGGTCGCCCTGGTGGAAATTTCACCATGTTCAACTCCATCTCGAGAATCTTCAACCGATACACGCCCACCAAGAACTCTTCGCCTGGACCTACCAGACCAACCCGCGACGAAAGCGAAGATCGGATATTCCCTTCAACTGCGCCGGCCGAGTACCCCGACGGAATTGACGACAGACTGTTGGGCAGAATGGCGGACGAGGACGAGACCGGTCTCGACACATTTAACGACTACGTCGACCCGTTTTCTTCCATGGTCCCTTTCTCGACCCAAGCGAACGATGGAGGAGGTGCTGCGGATGCCGCGTATCCTTCCGACGAGGACCATAGCGTGAAGAAACGAAAGTCCAAAAAGTCCAAGAAGGACAAGAAGGATCGCAGCAAGAAGGGCAAGAGCAAGGCGACAGACCCAGAACACTCGGATGCAGGCCCCTCATCTTCCATCTTCAGTGGCCAAATTGGACCCTCCAGTGACGCCATTGTGGCCGATGACGATATCACTTCTTCGCCTCAACTGAAGAAAAAGCGCAAGCGTGAATCGGATAATCCCAGTGCGCTGGGCGCGTCGCATCCGTCGGATCGgaaaaagaggaagaagaagaagaagacgcgTCGTTCTCTCGAAGATGTCGACATGGAGGACGCCGAGCCCGAGGATGTTGTGCCTGAGTCGCCCGAGGACACCAGCATCGCCCAAGCTGTCGTTCACAGCCCCGCCTCCGAGGCCGATCCCCTCGAGATCAAATACGAGTCACAGCAGTCGCAACTGCTCGGTGTCCCCAGGCCATTCTTTACTCAACCTTCCGGCACACCTGTGTTGCCAAGTCCAGATGACAACGAGTCCGATGATGGCCAGAACGGACCGGCGTCTTCACCCAGTGTTGCAGCGCAGAGGCGCAGGAGCATGTCACGGGGATCTCAGATCTCCCTCCTACGACAGAGCCTTGCCAAAGAGGCCGCAGCTCAACCGCACGATACGGCAAAAGCCGTGGAGTCTACGGACGACGCAATGGAGGAGGACGTGGCAACCGCCTCAGAGGAGGAGGATTCGGCGGAGGCCGCTCAACGAACCTCGCCAATCGTCGAACCACCTGAAGATGATACATTCGATCGGGACAGTGTTGGTAGTGACCAAGACGTGGATATGGACGTAACTGCGAACCAGCCCTCTTCGCCGGGATCTCTCGTCGAGGATGACGAGGACGCACAGTCTGGTCACGGGTCCTTGGCCGATGGTCTTCCCCCGTCATCACAAGCCCCGAGAGAAAGCCCGTCAAGTACACGCAGCGAAGAcatggaggaagaggaggaggtcgTCCCAACCCCTCAGCTGCCAATCAAAACTTTCCGCGATGCACTCCGAGGTTCAGCCAAAAAGCTCACTACTTATTCCAAGAAGGATGCAGCTGTTGAGAGGCCGGCCACGACGCCGCGAGCTACTCGACGTCGCAATGCCCAGCCAGACGAAGAACAGCCCTTTGATGTTGGCAACTTGCCTAGTTCGGCTCAGAAGTCTACCCGCTCCACGGCATCCAAGAAGCAGCGCTCCAAACCGGACTTCTTCGAAAAGTCAACATCAGTCCAAGAGACACCAGAGAATCTCGAGGTGGCAGAGAGTGCGGCTCGTGAGATCCAAGAGGACGGCGAGGATCAGGAGCCCGAAACTGCAGAAGCCCCAGCCAAGAAGCCAGCATCGACCAAGACCGCAAAGCCTCAGATGAAGCTCAAGAAACCCAAACAGACAGTTGCCTCTCGCACACCCGCAACCGCCACACCGAAGCCCGTAAAGGCGAAAACGCCAAAGAAGGCTCCCCAGCCCAAGGGGGCGCCTCAGGGACCACCTGAATATATCACCGGCCAATTCTCCCATGAAGAGATGCGCAAGCTCAGAGAAGTTGTCGAGAAGTATCGAGAAGAGAACGAACTGTCACAAGAGGAGATGAACAATCTTATCCAGATGAAGCAGCGCACAAAAGTGTCTAAGACGGCTATCCCATATGACGGCGAGAAATTCCTCCACCTGTGGAATTACATTTGTGCCGCTCTTCCTGACCGGCGCCGCCAGAAAACTATCGATGTTGCTCGCCAGAATTTCCACAACTTTAAGGCTCGCGGAGGAGGATGGACTGCCAAAGAAGATGTTAAGCTGGCGATGCTGTACGCCAAACATGGTAATTGCTGGATCAAAATTGCAGAAGAGCTGGGTCGCCACGAGAAGGATGTCCGCGACCGCTACAGGAACTATGTCATTTGTGGCCGCACGGAAGGCCGCAATTATTGGACTGAGGAGGAAGAAAAGGAATTGGTTCAGCATGTCATCACCTTGCTCAGACGGACGGACCGGTCACCTTCGAAGATTCAACAGCCTTACGAACCCATGATCAACTGGCAGACGGTCAGTGAGCTGATGGGCCGCAAGCGCACTCGTCTGCAGTGCATGAGAAAGTTCAAGACTCTCAACGTGGAACTTACCCCCAGCGAAGTTCTGAGGTCTTCGCGCCCCGCGTCAAAGGTCACCTGGACTTTGGAGAAGGCCCGCAAGCAGATCCAAGAAATGCCGCCCGAAGATAAACACAAAATGGTCCGGGCTATTCTGGCAGGAGGCGCCGGTCGCGACCGATTGATTCAATGGACGAAGCTCGCCGACTTGGAGTTCCGCAGGAAGTGGCCTAAGAAGACTCTCCAATTGCTATGGTATCGTCTAAGGCAGCGTGTCCCCGATCAAAAGGAAAAGTCAGTTAGGGACTGTGCCCGTTGGTTGCTGGGGGATGCCAAGGCGAGTGGCCCCCGAGGTGCCAAAATACTCGGCGGAGGGGACACCAACTATGATACCGAGACCGAGATGGCTGTCGTTGATCCTCCCAAGAAAAACAGCCGTCGAAAGAGCCTGAAAAATGAGCCACGCAGTGCTGAACTTGTGGTTGACAGCGACGACGCTTCCGACGACGAGAACAACAACAAAGACGATGACGACAACGTCTCTGAAGCCGATGAGGAAGATGAGACCAGGCTGACAGAAGGTGATTCTCCGTCTACACGGCAGTCATCAGCCCAATCGAATCGACTCCTGACTGATTCTATATCGAATGCTCTCTCTGCGTCTCCATCTCTCCAACCTGCTGGCATTTCCAGACTTCTCCCCGTCGAAGCGGAAGACGCTAGGCCTAGCCCTGCTAAGAAACGTGTCAGGCTTTCTGGAGGAACTTCATCCAGACAACGGTCTATGGAGAATGATGGCAGTTCACCAGAGCCAGTCGCCTCACAGTATGCGGCCGAAAAGATTCCCGACCGCCTCAAagagaagagagaaaagGCCAAGAGGCGTATCTCTTCCGGGATCAGACTTCGAACAGCGGCATCACTGCAACCGGAGTCGGTGCAGAACAGCGATGTTGACGAAGACATGCCACCGATTCGCGTCCCACCTTCCACAGCACCCGCATCTGTCAAGAGCAGAAAAGCGGACAGGCGGGTGGGCGACTGGGCCAGAAAGACTGGAGGCCCCGAGCCGCCAGGCCTGCCGGCACCAGTCAGCGACGAAAACGATGAAGACATGTCGCCGGCTCCCGCCCCGCCCTCGACCGCTCCCTCAGGGTCTAAGGGTCGGAAGAAAGCAAACAGACTCAGGGACTGAACCACCTAGTGGATAGCTTGGGTTGCGATTTCACGCTGCGATGGATGTGCAACTAGATTGTTGTACAAGTTTCACATCTTCTCAAGTCACTCGAGTAGTGTGGTAGTGTACATGATGATACCCCGCGAGGCCGAGGTACGATGTTGACTCGAGAGTCGTTATTGATGGATAAGGTTTAGTGGCCAGGGTGCCGCAGAGAATACTATCAGAGCGGTCAACGTTCTGGGCCAAAAGCAATGGCAGGCCACAGCATGGGCAAAGCAGGTTCAGGCACGTCACACAGCATTTGTTATGAGGGTTGTTTTTTCGGAGTGGATATCGATTGTTCAAGGATGGTAATTGTACATAGCTTAGTAGCTGCGAACCCCCATCATTATCGAATGGTTCAAAACAAGTTGTGTTGAAGCTCTTTCTCAGATGTTAAAATTTCACGTTCCATTGTACTTTGTGGAATCGTCAGTTGAGTTGTTTGTCGTGAGGAATTTACGTCATTGGTCATGACTCGTCGGTGGCCAGTCGAACCACCCGAACGATAACGAGGTTTGAATATTTTTCACTCGGCGATTTTTCCTAAGCCTAGTGGAATGTCGTCATAGGACGACTACTTACTCATGAATCAGCTACCGCAGCTATCTCGCAACTGAGAATCTGTTTCGCGCCTAGTCGATAGGCGGCCATCAGGGGTAATCCAGCTTTATCTCCGACCGTCACGGATCCATCTGCCCACTTTTTCAACACCCGTGCCGCTGTCGCCGTCACCGTAGGGCTGTGACGTTCCGTGGCGAGAGAAAATGTGTGTGTACTC
The Colletotrichum lupini chromosome 6, complete sequence DNA segment above includes these coding regions:
- a CDS encoding allantoinase, giving the protein MTASQDTTTPLVVLVSTRAVLTFEQDNLVLTPATITVSPATGKIVNIVPAVLPKTSFPASTEYINYGSKLLLPGLVDAHVHLNEPGRTEWEGFWTGTRAAASGGVTTVVDMPLNAIPPTTTVAGFKEKLAASKGQCWVDVGFYGGVIPGNADDLLPLVEAGVRGFKGFLIESGVDEFPAVSSQDVALAMKKLNGTPTTLMFHAEMIPPISDSVGDAVQQSEPPLAPTGELNSYKTFLESRPPSFETYAVEEILSLAHLAPDLHLHIVHLSATQAIPLLKDARAKGINITAETCFHYLGFASEDIADGDTRHKCCPPIRERSNRDGLWEELVATDSCIKTIVSDHSPCTPQLKLLPSHLETRTPPESHSPNMHHSDSGIDMTIPGESMDKILAEKTLEDAAVAVADASSRGDFFAAWGGISSVGLGLPIVYSEAVARIAAEGESAAPSIVDIVRLCSQSTAKQVGLAHRKGALKVGMDADICVFDDADAWTLRSGDMRWKNRCSPWEGHEFAGRVKETWVRGRKVFEFGGKNLGFVGESPVGEAITEKRTA
- a CDS encoding hexaprenyl pyrophosphate synthase, which codes for MQLRTGAAVLRSTSITSRSILSSSSSRCSQCRRITPLDARIPHTTALYHSSSRRSSAWGAAVSVASNMAANAVNRVIPKGDMHIDPLRTVAKEMKFLTGNIRKLLGSGHPSLDRAAKYYTQAEGKHMRPLIVLLMSRATALCPKGPRLQSGQAIGSVDTAISPPNILVDVNPSSPLTSAVPEPVETESDILPSQRRLAEITELIHTASLLHDDVIDHSVARRGSPSANLEFGNKMAVLAGDFLLGRASVALARLRNAEVVELLATVIANLVEGEFMQLKNTERDERKPVWSEEALTYYLQKTYLKTASLISKSCRASAILGGSDAASVEAAYAYGKNLGLAFQLVDDMLDYTRSEKELGKPAGADLELGLATAPLLFAWKTNPELGALVGRKFEQEGDVARARELVLQSDGIEQTRALAQDYSERAIAAISDFPESEAKDGLIEMAMKALKRTK
- a CDS encoding myb-like DNA-binding domain-containing protein, giving the protein MFNSISRIFNRYTPTKNSSPGPTRPTRDESEDRIFPSTAPAEYPDGIDDRLLGRMADEDETGLDTFNDYVDPFSSMVPFSTQANDGGGAADAAYPSDEDHSVKKRKSKKSKKDKKDRSKKGKSKATDPEHSDAGPSSSIFSGQIGPSSDAIVADDDITSSPQLKKKRKRESDNPSALGASHPSDRKKRKKKKKTRRSLEDVDMEDAEPEDVVPESPEDTSIAQAVVHSPASEADPLEIKYESQQSQLLGVPRPFFTQPSGTPVLPSPDDNESDDGQNGPASSPSVAAQRRRSMSRGSQISLLRQSLAKEAAAQPHDTAKAVESTDDAMEEDVATASEEEDSAEAAQRTSPIVEPPEDDTFDRDSVGSDQDVDMDVTANQPSSPGSLVEDDEDAQSGHGSLADGLPPSSQAPRESPSSTRSEDMEEEEEVVPTPQLPIKTFRDALRGSAKKLTTYSKKDAAVERPATTPRATRRRNAQPDEEQPFDVGNLPSSAQKSTRSTASKKQRSKPDFFEKSTSVQETPENLEVAESAAREIQEDGEDQEPETAEAPAKKPASTKTAKPQMKLKKPKQTVASRTPATATPKPVKAKTPKKAPQPKGAPQGPPEYITGQFSHEEMRKLREVVEKYREENELSQEEMNNLIQMKQRTKVSKTAIPYDGEKFLHLWNYICAALPDRRRQKTIDVARQNFHNFKARGGGWTAKEDVKLAMLYAKHGNCWIKIAEELGRHEKDVRDRYRNYVICGRTEGRNYWTEEEEKELVQHVITLLRRTDRSPSKIQQPYEPMINWQTVSELMGRKRTRLQCMRKFKTLNVELTPSEVLRSSRPASKVTWTLEKARKQIQEMPPEDKHKMVRAILAGGAGRDRLIQWTKLADLEFRRKWPKKTLQLLWYRLRQRVPDQKEKSVRDCARWLLGDAKASGPRGAKILGGGDTNYDTETEMAVVDPPKKNSRRKSLKNEPRSAELVVDSDDASDDENNNKDDDDNVSEADEEDETRLTEGDSPSTRQSSAQSNRLLTDSISNALSASPSLQPAGISRLLPVEAEDARPSPAKKRVRLSGGTSSRQRSMENDGSSPEPVASQYAAEKIPDRLKEKREKAKRRISSGIRLRTAASLQPESVQNSDVDEDMPPIRVPPSTAPASVKSRKADRRVGDWARKTGGPEPPGLPAPVSDENDEDMSPAPAPPSTAPSGSKGRKKANRLRD